In the Victivallis sp. Marseille-Q1083 genome, one interval contains:
- the cas6e gene encoding type I-E CRISPR-associated protein Cas6/Cse3/CasE yields MFLTKLLLDVKFCRQEKISDAYGIHRTVYSMFPPQEGSQRILYADRGPRRDGREIVILSGVQPELPPDVQASTLRIGERFFAAREYRFEVLLNPVKCNPKTRKREPVIGQLPLLNWFVGHAEQWGFQADPETLELFVRPSLSFVKGGHAYRLHSVQFRGVLRVTAPERFRQSFTAGLGHGKAFGFGLLQLMPVQQ; encoded by the coding sequence ATGTTTCTGACTAAATTACTGCTGGATGTGAAATTCTGCCGCCAGGAGAAAATCTCCGACGCCTACGGTATTCACCGCACTGTATATTCCATGTTTCCGCCTCAGGAAGGATCGCAGCGCATCCTCTACGCGGACCGAGGACCGCGCCGGGACGGCCGGGAAATCGTGATTCTTTCGGGCGTGCAGCCGGAACTCCCGCCGGATGTCCAGGCGTCCACACTGCGAATCGGAGAACGTTTTTTTGCAGCCCGGGAATATCGCTTTGAAGTCTTGCTCAATCCGGTCAAATGCAACCCCAAAACCCGCAAGCGGGAACCGGTCATCGGTCAACTGCCGCTGTTGAACTGGTTTGTCGGCCATGCAGAACAATGGGGTTTTCAGGCGGATCCGGAAACGCTGGAACTATTCGTCCGTCCCAGCCTCAGTTTCGTCAAAGGCGGACACGCCTATCGCCTTCACAGTGTACAGTTCCGCGGGGTTCTCCGGGTAACGGCCCCGGAACGCTTCCGGCAAAGCTTCACCGCCGGGCTGGGACATGGGAAGGCATTTGGATTCGGCCTGCTGCAACTGATGCCCGTACAACAATAA
- the cas7e gene encoding type I-E CRISPR-associated protein Cas7/Cse4/CasC, whose product MTGKFTNTRIEFHILQSFPVSCLNRDDVGAPKSAIIGGVERARVSSQCWKRAVRLALQAEGVAIAARTKLVAAKIAEQCEGKGASPEQAQQCGEAAAKALTKTVKDGASDTLFFISNSEAAEVAAACAANDFSPLGEKELVKLLKQHVNSALDGLDIALFGRMVANVPELNMEAAASFAHAISTHKATSEVDFFTAVDDCNCEDSGAGHMGSLEFNSATYYRYVSLDLGQLAANLHSGELDTAVEAFVKALFKAFPAARQATMAAACPWNYAIVTVRNGQGMQLPFNAPVRPQHGEDMVSASIRALQQRFAEVERMYGSLFGLRAKFEIGTQSGDIDSLLSALKQTIQAI is encoded by the coding sequence ATGACCGGCAAATTCACCAACACCCGTATTGAATTTCACATCCTGCAATCCTTTCCGGTGTCCTGTCTCAACCGTGACGATGTCGGCGCGCCGAAATCCGCAATAATCGGCGGAGTGGAACGCGCCCGGGTCAGCAGTCAATGCTGGAAGCGCGCGGTACGCCTGGCACTTCAGGCAGAGGGCGTGGCCATCGCTGCGCGCACGAAACTTGTTGCGGCAAAGATCGCGGAGCAGTGTGAGGGAAAGGGAGCCTCCCCGGAACAGGCGCAGCAGTGCGGGGAAGCCGCGGCAAAAGCATTGACCAAAACGGTCAAAGACGGAGCCAGCGACACCTTGTTTTTCATTTCCAATTCCGAAGCGGCGGAGGTCGCTGCGGCATGTGCGGCAAACGACTTTTCGCCGCTGGGAGAAAAAGAGCTGGTCAAACTGCTCAAACAGCATGTCAACAGCGCGCTGGACGGTCTGGATATCGCGCTGTTCGGCCGCATGGTCGCCAATGTCCCTGAATTGAATATGGAGGCCGCCGCATCGTTTGCCCATGCCATCTCAACCCACAAAGCGACCTCTGAAGTCGATTTCTTCACCGCGGTCGATGACTGCAACTGCGAAGATTCCGGAGCTGGCCACATGGGTTCGCTGGAGTTCAATTCCGCGACCTATTACCGTTATGTGTCGCTCGATCTGGGACAGTTGGCGGCAAATTTGCACAGCGGGGAGCTGGACACGGCGGTCGAAGCTTTCGTAAAAGCGCTCTTCAAGGCTTTTCCGGCAGCGCGCCAGGCGACGATGGCCGCCGCCTGCCCCTGGAATTATGCGATCGTGACGGTAAGAAACGGCCAGGGCATGCAGCTGCCGTTCAATGCTCCGGTGCGCCCGCAGCATGGCGAAGACATGGTCTCCGCCAGCATCCGGGCACTGCAGCAACGGTTTGCCGAAGTGGAGCGCATGTATGGTTCTCTTTTCGGTTTGCGGGCAAAATTTGAGATCGGCACCCAATCCGGCGATATCGATTCCCTGCTCAGCGCCCTGAAGCAAACGATCCAGGCGATTTGA
- the cas1 gene encoding type II CRISPR-associated endonuclease Cas1, with product MIERIIEIAEQSAFLSLNNHLLTIRLPNKQTVTVPVGEVQCLILANPAVTVTGALLSALAESGAVVVVSGKERLPASIQLPIQGNWIQNERFRSQIEARLPLRKRLWQTVIQEKIRRQGKLLQELHDSDFGLFKLAGKVHSGDPENIEGRAAVIYWKNLWDSAFQRNREAKDSNLLLNYGYAILRAITARACCGAGLHPTIGINHHNRYDAYCLADDLMEPFRTIVDHAVYRLNPSNQIVDVLTQDMRRSLIASLQAKTETPDGMWKISDLIQRSANQLAESFQSGEIMLRYN from the coding sequence ATGATTGAGCGGATCATTGAAATCGCCGAACAATCGGCTTTTCTGAGTCTGAACAATCATTTACTGACAATCCGGCTGCCGAATAAGCAAACTGTCACCGTTCCCGTCGGCGAGGTGCAGTGTCTTATTCTTGCCAACCCGGCGGTTACGGTCACCGGAGCGTTGCTGTCAGCTTTGGCGGAAAGCGGCGCGGTGGTGGTCGTTTCCGGCAAGGAACGTCTGCCTGCGTCCATTCAGCTGCCGATCCAAGGCAACTGGATACAAAACGAGCGTTTCCGCAGTCAAATAGAAGCCAGGCTGCCGTTGCGTAAACGTTTGTGGCAAACAGTGATTCAGGAAAAGATACGCCGCCAGGGAAAACTGCTGCAGGAACTTCACGACAGTGATTTCGGGTTATTCAAACTGGCGGGAAAAGTTCATTCCGGCGATCCGGAAAATATCGAAGGACGAGCTGCGGTGATTTATTGGAAGAACTTATGGGATAGCGCGTTTCAGCGGAATCGCGAAGCAAAGGACAGTAACCTGCTCCTGAATTACGGCTACGCAATCTTGCGCGCCATAACCGCACGAGCCTGCTGCGGAGCTGGTTTGCATCCCACTATCGGGATCAATCATCATAACCGTTATGACGCATATTGCCTGGCGGACGATCTTATGGAGCCATTTCGGACAATCGTTGACCACGCGGTATATCGGCTGAACCCTAGTAATCAAATTGTAGACGTGTTGACACAGGATATGCGCAGAAGCTTGATCGCTTCATTGCAAGCCAAAACGGAAACTCCTGACGGTATGTGGAAAATATCCGACCTCATACAACGTTCCGCCAACCAGTTGGCTGAGTCGTTTCAAAGCGGAGAAATTATGTTACGTTACAATTGA
- the cas9 gene encoding type II CRISPR RNA-guided endonuclease Cas9 (Cas9, originally named Csn1, is the large, multifunctional signature protein of type II CRISPR/Cas systems. It is well known even to general audiences because its RNA-guided endonuclease activity has made it a popular tool for custom editing of eukaryotic genomes.), which translates to MSMITLGLDLGISSIGWAILSENSKERELIAWGSRIFEPGVEGTTNEISAGKGVSRCAERRLKKALRKQYLRRRTRKKALLDILVSNGFLPENVNSDFFTKIDQTLLMQLPKTERNRLGHVLPYLFRKMALDRLLDKYELGRALYHLAQRRGYLSNRKQELKDQENAGKVKSGIDELKQAIADVGARTLGEYFSMVDPEVERIRCRYTERAMFQDEFRKICQAQREHISEQLEAELFQAIFFQRKLKSCKGLVGKCRIYPERRRCAMATMEAQLFRIYTTVSNLRIACNSQIRSLTEDERQKIIEILNSYSSLFNKSGKMALSKLQKAAGLGKGEKFTLGEGAKEIYGNELHNILYRAFGDKAADMTDGEREKFFNDLRSVEKSGVLVKRLTGYWQLPPEKAAEISAIPLPDGYCAYSLRALQEMLPDLQGGVSLSDWLKNNNHSLSAGQELDRLPLLDECGFELRNPIVHRTLTEMRRVVNRIVERYGKPDRIHVELARDLKATNKEREQITIRNRMREKEREAIAKRIVEDVGLEKASRNDILKVMLADECGLTCPYSGERFSMTELLHGGCVQIEHIIPYSRSFDDSFANKTLCINKFNAKKSNRTPYEAFGSSPEYCEMLERVKHFKGAYAERKLELFKQENVETAEFLERNLNDTRYASKLAMQYLAMLYGGIVDKTDKRRVFAIAGGCTALIRRAWGGNYLLGEGEKVRSDHRHHAVDAMTIALTTPGLVQEIAKMTPERRKKFNDATPKFIDSKFYSQAYSMLNHCAVSHHVVNKLRGALHKETIYSKDYSDGQSLRHERVALNSLSAADIKQIVDPVIKNIILDRLGVASDCEVTDAMLKVFKDEANYPQMLDRSGKAVNTIKKVRIARTVNTRTIGKGDGKREVANGANYVLAIFAKLNERREEVAWEGEIISLMDAIQRKQRSQPLFEKERSGMRFKFSLQKGDIVKFTKDGQENLCIIRGISLPQFSCCSILDARQKKDIQVAKCWFQPTVSAAFKWNMQKYNMNVFGELQIAND; encoded by the coding sequence ATGAGCATGATCACACTTGGGTTGGATTTGGGAATTTCATCAATCGGTTGGGCTATACTCAGCGAAAACAGCAAAGAGCGTGAACTCATTGCGTGGGGGAGCCGGATATTTGAACCCGGAGTCGAAGGTACAACCAACGAAATCTCAGCGGGAAAAGGCGTATCGCGCTGTGCAGAACGCCGTTTGAAAAAGGCCTTGCGCAAGCAATATTTACGTCGCAGAACCCGCAAAAAAGCACTGCTTGACATCTTGGTAAGCAACGGTTTTTTACCGGAAAACGTGAACTCTGATTTTTTTACGAAAATCGACCAAACGCTGCTCATGCAGCTCCCCAAAACCGAACGCAACCGTTTGGGGCATGTTTTGCCTTACCTGTTTCGCAAAATGGCACTTGACCGTTTGTTGGATAAGTACGAGCTGGGGAGAGCCTTGTATCACCTTGCCCAGCGGCGCGGTTATTTGAGCAATCGCAAGCAGGAGCTGAAAGATCAGGAAAATGCCGGAAAAGTAAAGAGCGGGATCGACGAATTGAAACAGGCCATTGCTGACGTCGGAGCGCGGACCCTGGGTGAATATTTTTCAATGGTCGATCCCGAAGTTGAGCGTATCCGTTGCCGCTATACCGAACGGGCAATGTTTCAAGATGAATTCCGGAAGATTTGTCAAGCGCAACGTGAACATATTTCCGAACAACTGGAAGCAGAGCTTTTCCAGGCCATCTTCTTTCAGCGCAAATTGAAATCCTGCAAGGGATTGGTTGGGAAATGCCGGATTTATCCGGAACGGCGGCGTTGTGCCATGGCGACCATGGAAGCTCAGCTGTTCCGGATTTACACGACGGTCAGCAATCTGCGCATTGCCTGTAATTCGCAAATCCGTTCGCTGACGGAAGATGAGCGGCAGAAAATCATCGAAATACTCAACAGCTACTCCTCATTGTTCAATAAATCCGGCAAGATGGCATTATCCAAACTGCAAAAAGCCGCCGGGTTGGGAAAAGGTGAAAAATTTACGCTTGGCGAAGGCGCCAAAGAGATTTACGGCAATGAATTGCACAATATACTCTACCGCGCTTTCGGCGATAAAGCCGCGGACATGACTGACGGTGAACGGGAGAAGTTTTTCAACGATCTGCGTTCGGTGGAAAAGAGCGGGGTATTGGTCAAACGCCTGACCGGTTATTGGCAACTTCCGCCAGAAAAAGCAGCGGAGATTTCCGCGATTCCCCTGCCTGACGGTTACTGCGCCTATTCGCTCAGGGCATTGCAGGAGATGCTTCCCGATCTCCAAGGCGGCGTCAGCCTGAGCGACTGGTTGAAAAACAATAACCATTCCTTATCCGCCGGCCAGGAGCTCGACCGGCTGCCGCTGCTTGACGAGTGTGGATTTGAATTGCGCAATCCTATCGTACACCGGACCTTAACCGAAATGCGCCGTGTGGTCAACCGCATTGTCGAGCGTTACGGCAAGCCCGATCGAATCCATGTGGAGCTGGCACGGGATTTGAAAGCAACCAACAAAGAGCGCGAGCAGATCACGATCCGAAACCGTATGCGGGAAAAAGAACGCGAAGCCATAGCGAAGCGTATTGTCGAAGATGTCGGTTTGGAGAAAGCTTCACGCAATGACATATTGAAAGTTATGCTTGCTGATGAATGCGGTCTTACCTGTCCCTACTCCGGCGAAAGATTTTCCATGACCGAACTGTTACATGGAGGTTGCGTGCAGATCGAGCACATCATCCCCTATTCGCGTTCGTTTGACGACTCTTTTGCCAATAAAACTCTGTGCATCAATAAATTTAATGCCAAAAAAAGTAATCGTACACCTTATGAAGCTTTTGGCTCTTCCCCTGAATATTGCGAAATGCTGGAACGTGTTAAACATTTCAAAGGAGCTTATGCCGAGCGGAAACTGGAGTTGTTCAAGCAGGAAAATGTCGAAACTGCAGAATTTCTGGAACGCAATCTGAACGACACACGTTATGCCAGCAAGCTTGCCATGCAGTATCTTGCTATGCTTTATGGAGGAATTGTTGATAAAACTGATAAGCGTCGTGTTTTTGCCATTGCCGGGGGATGTACCGCTTTGATCCGCCGAGCCTGGGGCGGCAATTATCTTTTGGGCGAAGGTGAAAAAGTCCGTTCGGATCATCGGCATCATGCAGTTGATGCAATGACCATAGCTTTGACTACGCCGGGCCTGGTACAGGAAATAGCAAAAATGACTCCTGAACGGCGCAAAAAATTCAATGATGCGACCCCAAAATTTATAGACAGCAAATTCTACAGCCAGGCATACTCCATGCTCAACCACTGTGCGGTATCGCACCATGTGGTCAACAAATTGCGCGGAGCTTTGCACAAGGAAACAATTTACAGCAAAGATTACAGCGACGGTCAATCTCTCCGGCACGAACGGGTGGCTCTCAACTCGCTTTCCGCTGCAGATATCAAACAGATTGTCGATCCGGTGATCAAGAACATCATTCTCGATCGACTCGGCGTGGCCAGCGATTGCGAAGTAACCGATGCCATGCTGAAAGTTTTTAAAGACGAAGCAAATTATCCGCAAATGCTTGACCGCAGCGGTAAAGCGGTAAATACGATCAAAAAGGTTCGCATCGCCCGTACGGTAAACACCCGTACCATCGGCAAGGGAGACGGCAAACGCGAAGTGGCCAATGGAGCAAACTATGTGTTGGCAATCTTCGCAAAACTCAATGAGCGCAGGGAAGAGGTGGCGTGGGAAGGCGAAATTATTTCTCTGATGGACGCCATACAGCGTAAGCAGCGCAGTCAACCGCTCTTTGAAAAAGAACGTTCGGGAATGCGGTTCAAATTCAGCTTGCAAAAAGGCGATATTGTGAAGTTTACCAAGGATGGACAGGAGAATCTGTGCATCATCCGCGGCATCTCCCTGCCGCAGTTTTCTTGCTGCTCCATCTTAGACGCAAGGCAAAAGAAGGATATTCAAGTTGCGAAATGCTGGTTCCAGCCCACTGTATCAGCAGCCTTCAAGTGGAATATGCAAAAATACAATATGAACGTTTTCGGAGAGTTGCAAATCGCCAATGATTGA
- the cas3 gene encoding CRISPR-associated helicase Cas3': MKIPILKKSATALLPPEQCLAKTCGMQKGCNVYTHLVLCALTVRALRDVFRGTPRENLISVAAEWLAALHDIGKATPGFQQKIYAALGEFPDLGVQVARADHAEYSGWILRERYGESFAALAAAHHGIARKLGNPQFYNDSAAVCGGEGWSALRKQIREEVIAALKLEPCDTTSLPAWQAPLVLGAVVLADWICSGLELPWGAPFDAIDLSEAVAAAGFAPLRVTPDLDFEAIFEFQPNPLQQVCRRKPVPGEIVIIESEMGSGKTEAALYMAYQMLAAGQADGIYFALPTQLTSEKIHARLNQFLSRIIPAEKHHGALLIHGDAWLEWNLRTTDPEDCTTPENPDSWFQTRKRALLAPFGAGTIDQALLAVLNIKHNAVRAFGLSGKVVIIDECHSYDHYTGFLLKKLIRELRHYQCTVIVLSATLTGEARREFALLEPQQPAQPLLPYPLVTWSHPSNGGELTPFSGADARTVKVAFTENLAETLQLALEKAARGEQVLWIENTVSMAQQVFLMLNSCAGDCEIGLIHSRFPRCRRSENENKWVGLLGKNGEKKRLERGRILVGSQILEQSLDIDSDTLITRLAPMDMLFQRIGRLWRHRKLDFSRPTGAERRAVILKDPRLDQPEQILPDCDALLPYEAYPLCRTCEALKDKHLLTLPDDIRPMLEAVYRRRTESGALRAMQERLERKIETLERQARIAAGPVMDVRDDDHATTRINDLPTVQILLLEKNNRGKPLTDVLYSPFDGAPITLPSPSASKSSHVEAARRIMRTLITVPEHHAPRYDGFTAEFLASAIWIGNDSLRPIRVAYLDSDGRLLDRAANPLPFRYHEKIGYTYDTPQQKEWL; encoded by the coding sequence ATGAAAATACCCATTCTCAAAAAGAGCGCAACCGCCCTTTTGCCACCGGAGCAGTGTCTGGCCAAAACCTGCGGAATGCAAAAAGGTTGCAATGTTTATACGCATCTTGTACTGTGCGCTCTGACGGTGCGGGCTTTGCGGGATGTGTTCCGCGGGACGCCGCGCGAAAACCTGATCTCCGTTGCCGCCGAATGGCTCGCGGCCCTGCATGACATCGGGAAAGCCACTCCCGGATTCCAGCAGAAAATCTATGCCGCTCTCGGCGAATTTCCGGATCTCGGCGTGCAGGTCGCCAGAGCGGACCACGCGGAGTATTCCGGCTGGATACTGCGGGAACGGTACGGCGAAAGTTTTGCCGCTCTTGCCGCGGCCCATCACGGCATCGCCCGGAAACTGGGAAACCCGCAGTTCTATAATGATTCGGCGGCAGTTTGCGGCGGAGAAGGCTGGAGCGCCCTTCGGAAGCAAATACGTGAAGAAGTCATTGCCGCATTGAAGCTTGAACCGTGCGATACAACCTCGTTGCCAGCCTGGCAGGCGCCGCTGGTTCTCGGAGCGGTGGTGCTTGCGGATTGGATCTGCTCGGGACTGGAGCTGCCGTGGGGCGCCCCGTTTGATGCGATCGACCTGTCCGAGGCGGTTGCCGCGGCCGGGTTTGCGCCGCTTCGGGTCACGCCGGACCTTGATTTTGAAGCCATCTTCGAATTTCAGCCCAATCCGCTTCAGCAAGTTTGCCGGCGCAAACCGGTGCCCGGCGAGATCGTGATCATCGAGTCCGAAATGGGCAGCGGCAAAACGGAAGCGGCCCTCTACATGGCTTATCAGATGTTGGCGGCCGGCCAGGCCGACGGAATTTACTTCGCATTGCCGACACAGCTCACTTCGGAAAAAATCCATGCCCGCTTGAACCAGTTCCTCTCCAGAATCATCCCTGCGGAGAAACACCACGGCGCTTTGCTGATCCACGGCGATGCCTGGCTGGAATGGAATCTCAGAACGACCGATCCGGAAGATTGTACGACACCGGAAAATCCGGATTCGTGGTTCCAGACCCGAAAGCGCGCCCTGCTGGCTCCCTTCGGGGCCGGTACGATCGATCAGGCCCTGCTGGCGGTCCTGAATATCAAACACAATGCGGTGCGGGCCTTCGGACTTTCCGGCAAGGTCGTAATCATTGATGAATGTCACAGTTATGACCATTACACTGGATTTCTGCTGAAAAAATTGATCCGGGAATTGCGCCATTATCAGTGTACGGTCATCGTCCTGAGCGCCACCTTGACCGGAGAGGCACGCCGGGAATTCGCGCTGCTGGAGCCGCAACAGCCGGCGCAGCCGCTGCTGCCTTACCCGCTGGTCACCTGGAGCCATCCGTCCAACGGCGGGGAGCTGACGCCGTTTTCAGGCGCTGACGCCCGGACGGTGAAGGTCGCTTTCACCGAAAATCTGGCCGAAACGTTGCAACTCGCACTGGAGAAGGCCGCCCGGGGAGAACAGGTTTTGTGGATCGAGAATACCGTTTCGATGGCTCAACAGGTATTCCTGATGCTGAACAGTTGCGCCGGCGATTGCGAAATCGGCCTGATTCATTCACGTTTTCCCCGTTGCCGCCGCAGTGAAAATGAGAACAAATGGGTGGGGCTGCTGGGGAAAAATGGCGAAAAAAAACGGCTTGAACGGGGACGGATCCTGGTCGGCTCGCAAATATTGGAACAATCACTGGATATCGATTCCGATACCCTGATTACCCGGCTGGCTCCGATGGACATGCTCTTTCAGCGGATCGGCAGGCTGTGGCGTCACCGCAAACTCGATTTTTCGCGCCCGACAGGGGCGGAAAGGCGGGCCGTCATCCTGAAGGATCCGCGGCTGGACCAGCCGGAACAAATACTGCCTGACTGCGATGCCCTGCTGCCCTACGAAGCCTATCCGCTCTGCCGTACCTGTGAAGCCCTGAAAGACAAGCACCTCCTCACCCTGCCCGATGATATCCGGCCGATGCTGGAGGCGGTCTACCGCCGGCGCACGGAATCCGGGGCGCTCAGGGCCATGCAGGAGCGGCTGGAACGGAAGATCGAAACGCTGGAACGTCAGGCCCGGATCGCAGCAGGCCCGGTCATGGACGTGCGGGACGACGACCACGCGACAACCCGTATCAATGACCTTCCAACCGTGCAGATCTTGCTGTTGGAGAAAAATAATCGCGGCAAACCATTGACTGATGTTCTGTATTCGCCCTTTGACGGCGCTCCGATCACGCTGCCTTCCCCCTCGGCCTCCAAGTCAAGCCATGTAGAGGCGGCCAGACGGATCATGCGGACGCTGATCACCGTGCCGGAACACCACGCACCGCGCTATGACGGATTCACGGCGGAATTTCTCGCTTCGGCGATCTGGATCGGCAACGATTCGCTCCGCCCGATCCGGGTGGCATATCTGGATTCCGACGGCCGGCTGCTGGACCGGGCGGCGAATCCCCTGCCGTTCCGCTACCATGAAAAAATTGGTTACACTTATGATACCCCGCAGCAAAAGGAGTGGTTATGA
- the casA gene encoding type I-E CRISPR-associated protein Cse1/CasA yields the protein MNPEEFRFNLIDDPWINVIGQPRQSLKMFFANPELSRLGGNALDKIALLRFLLALTHAAVRIPDASTWQELTPGDIAAGVLRYLEQHHDCFELFGKHPFLQFPQLKSSQKLQPLSALQPSVSTGNKPVLTHWNLPAAPEIAELPLLLLRGCGFGFGGKKYDNSIVLTPGYTGKFNEKGKPASGVPGTLLGFQGYLHSYLQGTTLLETIRLNLLTEEDVAGLSVFSRGMGRPCWEKMPEGEDCPRAREYRHTYQGALLPLDKFYLLCPPNVVMTEGIRYPNHLSGLVDPALTLYRDKNKDRAVWTNPEHRPWRELPAILAFLQAEQRRKAPYTLSCGLEKISPDTEIHVWTAGVQVSSNAGEQYLSGKNDYVEADFYFPAANLDQNGYRKYCNMLAAIDGCAKTLYASVAGYFKELQNLNGAGIASQAATLFWELLGEEAQQIVAAAFAEKIADEEVPPELAGQWRRQVRMLYNRFCPFDTARQLMAWSEHEPFQRKKKTGKKG from the coding sequence ATGAATCCCGAAGAATTCAGATTCAATCTGATCGACGATCCCTGGATCAATGTCATCGGTCAGCCGCGACAAAGTTTGAAGATGTTCTTCGCCAACCCGGAACTGAGCAGACTCGGCGGCAACGCGCTGGACAAGATCGCGCTGCTGCGTTTTCTGCTGGCGTTGACCCATGCAGCGGTCCGCATCCCGGATGCTTCGACCTGGCAGGAACTTACGCCCGGGGATATCGCGGCAGGCGTCCTGCGTTATCTGGAACAGCATCATGACTGCTTCGAGCTTTTCGGCAAACATCCGTTTCTGCAGTTCCCGCAGCTGAAAAGCAGCCAAAAGCTCCAGCCGCTTTCCGCGCTGCAGCCGAGTGTCTCAACCGGCAACAAACCGGTGCTGACCCACTGGAATCTGCCGGCCGCGCCGGAAATTGCCGAGCTTCCCCTGCTGCTGCTGCGCGGCTGCGGCTTCGGGTTCGGCGGTAAGAAATACGACAATTCCATCGTACTGACTCCCGGCTATACGGGAAAATTCAATGAGAAGGGGAAGCCGGCTTCCGGCGTGCCGGGAACCCTGCTGGGTTTTCAGGGTTATCTGCACAGTTACCTGCAGGGCACAACGCTGCTGGAAACCATCCGCCTCAATCTGCTGACCGAAGAGGATGTTGCCGGATTGTCGGTCTTTTCGCGCGGTATGGGACGTCCCTGCTGGGAAAAGATGCCGGAAGGCGAAGATTGCCCGCGGGCGCGGGAATACCGGCACACCTACCAGGGGGCGCTGCTGCCGCTCGACAAATTCTACCTGCTTTGCCCGCCGAATGTCGTCATGACAGAGGGAATCCGGTATCCCAATCATCTTTCCGGGCTGGTCGATCCGGCGCTGACTTTGTACCGCGACAAAAACAAAGACCGGGCGGTATGGACCAATCCGGAGCACCGTCCCTGGCGGGAGCTGCCGGCGATTCTCGCCTTTCTGCAGGCAGAGCAGCGCCGAAAGGCGCCTTATACGCTCTCCTGCGGCCTCGAAAAAATCTCTCCGGACACCGAAATCCACGTCTGGACAGCCGGAGTCCAGGTCAGTTCTAATGCCGGGGAACAATATCTCTCCGGAAAAAATGATTACGTCGAGGCGGATTTTTATTTCCCGGCGGCAAACCTGGATCAGAACGGTTATCGCAAATACTGCAATATGCTCGCCGCGATCGATGGCTGCGCCAAAACACTGTATGCCTCCGTGGCCGGGTATTTCAAAGAACTGCAGAATCTGAACGGCGCCGGAATCGCCTCCCAAGCCGCGACGCTGTTCTGGGAACTGCTGGGCGAAGAGGCTCAGCAGATCGTGGCTGCCGCTTTCGCCGAAAAAATCGCCGATGAGGAAGTCCCGCCGGAATTGGCGGGACAGTGGCGCCGCCAGGTCCGGATGCTTTACAACCGCTTCTGCCCCTTCGATACCGCACGTCAACTGATGGCCTGGAGTGAGCATGAGCCGTTTCAGAGGAAAAAGAAAACCGGAAAGAAAGGTTGA
- the casB gene encoding type I-E CRISPR-associated protein Cse2/CasB: protein MNEKQKWNPQGFVAAVIRRAKEDTAFRAAMRRADNPQTAAFAWEHLAAWCDIASDRERLAFALAGAAIAREQPDADGRKNLGEVFHACCPDRDAREREQRRFRRLLGCDSAEELCEVLRPVLRYLQNKAPGGIGYATLLTDILYWNERVKLRWARSFFGHAETADTGEENHVSD from the coding sequence ATGAATGAGAAACAGAAATGGAATCCGCAGGGATTTGTCGCGGCAGTGATCCGCCGCGCCAAGGAGGACACCGCATTTCGCGCCGCCATGCGCCGCGCGGACAATCCGCAAACGGCCGCTTTCGCCTGGGAACATCTGGCTGCCTGGTGCGATATCGCCAGCGACCGGGAACGGCTGGCGTTTGCGCTGGCCGGAGCGGCAATCGCCCGGGAACAGCCCGATGCCGACGGCCGGAAAAACCTCGGCGAAGTTTTTCACGCCTGCTGTCCGGACCGGGATGCCAGGGAACGGGAACAGCGCCGGTTCCGCCGCCTTCTCGGCTGCGACTCCGCCGAAGAGCTCTGCGAGGTCCTGCGACCGGTCCTGCGGTACTTGCAGAACAAAGCGCCGGGCGGAATCGGTTATGCCACATTGCTGACCGATATTCTGTATTGGAATGAACGGGTGAAACTACGCTGGGCCCGCAGTTTCTTCGGACATGCCGAAACCGCAGACACCGGGGAAGAAAATCATGTTTCTGACTAA
- the cas2 gene encoding CRISPR-associated endonuclease Cas2: MVMFDLPVVTLEEKRQYTRFRKYLVREGFLQLQFSVYAKFCSSRENAQKYYNYLQYAVPPGGKVRLLMVTDKQFGDMVSLYGKKVEEVEKKPEQLLLF; this comes from the coding sequence ATGGTTATGTTTGATTTGCCGGTGGTCACCCTTGAAGAAAAGCGGCAATACACGCGTTTCCGCAAATATCTGGTACGCGAAGGTTTTTTGCAGCTGCAATTCTCAGTTTACGCCAAATTCTGTTCCAGTAGAGAAAATGCCCAGAAGTATTATAATTATCTTCAATATGCAGTCCCTCCCGGAGGAAAAGTCCGGTTGCTGATGGTAACCGATAAACAATTTGGCGATATGGTTTCGTTATACGGCAAAAAAGTAGAAGAAGTAGAAAAGAAACCCGAACAACTTTTGCTTTTCTAA